Genomic DNA from Patescibacteria group bacterium:
CTGGATAAAAAGAGAGGGCCGGCCTTCGGATGAGGCGGTTTTAACCGGCCGGATGATAGACCGGGCAATCCGACCTCTTTTTAATGACGAATCAAGAAAAGATGTCCAGGTTATTATTACCGTTCTGTCCGTTGACCAAGAAAATGATTACGATATCGTTTCTTTAATCGCCGCTTCCGCGGCTTTATCTGTCGCCGGCATAGCCTGGAAAGGGCCGATTGCCGGTATTAGAGTTAGCCGAGTGGAGAATAAATTTATCTTTAACCCGACTTATGAAGAAAGAGCAAAGGGCGATTTTGATTTAATCGTCGCCGGCACGGAGAAAAAAGTAATAATGCTAGAAGCCGGAGCGAGCGAAGTGAAAGAGGAGGAGATAGAAAAAGCCATTACGGCCGGGCAAAAAAATCTTCAGGAAGCGATAAAGTTAATCAAAAAAATGGTTAGCGCGGTTAAACCGGGAGAAAAACTGGCTAAAAATAAATTAAAAAGCCAGGAAGAAATTGAAGCTGAAAAAGAAAAAGAAAAAATATTTGCCGAGGCCAAGGATTGGCTTAAAGAAAATATAAATCCGATTCTTTTTGATAAAACTTACTACACCAAGGGCGAAAGGAAAGCGGCTGTAAAAGTTATTGAAGAAAAACTGGACGAGCATCTTTTTTCCTCCGGCGTCGGCCGCGATCGTAGGCAGGAAATAATTAAAAAATTGGTTTCCCCGGCCGTGGAAGCTAAAGTAACCGAAGCCATCTTAGCTGAAAAAAGAAGGGTGGACGGCCGCAAACTTGATGAAATCAGGCCTTTAATCGCCGAAGCCGGAATCCTGCCGCGCAATCACGGCTCCGGCCTCTTTTCCCGAGGAGAAACCCAAATTATGTCCATTGTCACTTTGGGCGCGCCCGGACTGGAGCAGTCTTTGGAGGGCCTTGAAGGCAACAGCAAAAAAAGATTTATGCATCATTATAATTTTCCTCCCTATAGCGTAGGCGAGGTAAGTCCTTTAAGAGGCACGGGAAGAAGAGAAATCGGGCATGGCGCTTTGGCGGAAAAAGCGTTAATGTCTCTTATCCCCGGCAAAGAAGATTTTCCTTATACAATCAGAGTTGTAAGCGAAACTCTGGGTTCTAATGGCTCCTCTTCCATGGGTTCAACTTGCGCGTCTTCCCTGGCTTTGATGGATGCCGGCGTTCCCATAAAGAAAGCTGTTGGCGGAATCGCCATGGGACTGGCCTCCAATTCCGATATGAGCAAATGGGAAATATTGACTGACATCCAGGACTTGGAAGACGGCAAAGGCGGCATGGACTTTAAAATGGCGGGCACAACCGACGGCTTGACCGCTATTCAGATGGACACAAAAACCGACGGCCTGTCTGAAGAAATAATTAAAAAAACTTTAAAGCAAGG
This window encodes:
- a CDS encoding polyribonucleotide nucleotidyltransferase — encoded protein: MKQEEQVFETKWLDRPLTIKTGKLAKQADAAVTVQYGETVVMATVVEAKGEREGIDYFPLLVDFEERLYAAGIIKGSRWIKREGRPSDEAVLTGRMIDRAIRPLFNDESRKDVQVIITVLSVDQENDYDIVSLIAASAALSVAGIAWKGPIAGIRVSRVENKFIFNPTYEERAKGDFDLIVAGTEKKVIMLEAGASEVKEEEIEKAITAGQKNLQEAIKLIKKMVSAVKPGEKLAKNKLKSQEEIEAEKEKEKIFAEAKDWLKENINPILFDKTYYTKGERKAAVKVIEEKLDEHLFSSGVGRDRRQEIIKKLVSPAVEAKVTEAILAEKRRVDGRKLDEIRPLIAEAGILPRNHGSGLFSRGETQIMSIVTLGAPGLEQSLEGLEGNSKKRFMHHYNFPPYSVGEVSPLRGTGRREIGHGALAEKALMSLIPGKEDFPYTIRVVSETLGSNGSSSMGSTCASSLALMDAGVPIKKAVGGIAMGLASNSDMSKWEILTDIQDLEDGKGGMDFKMAGTTDGLTAIQMDTKTDGLSEEIIKKTLKQGRAALDKGLGVMEKEIKEPRPELSKYAPRIISFRIDPEKIGSVIGPGGKIINKIIAETEVTIDIEDDGLVMICGTNPEKCQEAAKQVKDIVREFEAGEIFTGKVVRMLDFGAFIELVPGHDGMAHVSELAPYRIGKPSDFLKVGDTVTVKIKEIDDQGRVNLTLKGLPENEHLWKDSKGKSENGGFGGGDGRPRFGGGGDGRDRFSGRGGGGRRRF